The sequence CACGCTGGAATTCTCCACCTTCGGATTCTATGTCCTCGTGGCCTACCTTCGCGACGATGTGGCCTCCAACGAAGCCGGGCTTAAATTCTTCATCCTCGGAGTATTTGCCGCGGGATTGCTGGCCTATGGCATCAGCCTGGTGTACGGAGAAACGGGCAAACTCGTATTTTCCGATATGACCTCTGCCCAGGCTACCCCGGGCCTGATCATCGGCTTCCTGCTGATCTTTGCCGCGCTTGGATTTAAGATCGGCGCGGTGCCCTTTCACTCCTGGATTCCCGACACCTATCACGGATCGCCCACGCCCGTGACCGCGTTCCTCTCCATCGCTCCCAAAGGCGCGGCCTTTGCCATTCTCCTGCGCATGTTCTTTGTCGCGCTGGCGTCATTTAAGCCCATGTGGGTCCTGTTGCTCGCGGCCACCTCGATCCTCTCGATGACCTATGCCAATATCGTGGCCATCGCGCAAAAGAACATCAAACGCCTCCTGGCCTACTCCGGCATCGCGCAAATCGGGAATGTGCTCATCGGACTGGCTGCCGGAACCAAGATGAGCAACGACGCGATTCTGTTTTACCTGCTGACCTATCTCTTCGCGAATATCGGCGCATTCGCTGTCATCATTGCGGTCAGCCATGCTATCGGCAGCGAAGAAATCGACGATTACAGTGGCCTGAATCGCCGGTCGCCGTTTCTGGCGTTTTCCATGCTGCTGTTTCTCCTGTCCTTGGCCGGAGTCCCTCCGCTGGCGGGCTTCATCGGCAAACTCTATATCTTTGTCGCGGCCATTAAGGAAGGTCTCTATACCCTCATCACCGTCGGTCTGATCAACATTGTCATCTCGATGTACTATTACCTCATCGTGGTCAAGAAAATGTACATCGCCGAACCGACCAATCCGGCTCCAATCGCGATTTCCACGCCCCTCAAGGTGGTGGTCTATATCAGTCTCGCCGGTACGCTGCTCATCGGGATCTACCCCCAGCCGTTCATTGACTGGGTCGTGGCCGCCACGATGATGTTTTCCCATTTTGGCGCCCCAGCCTCTACCATGATCCCCCCGGTCTCCCCATTTGGAGGCTAACTCGCCTCTGCTCAGATATTAGAAACTCAACCCCCTTGCGGCCCCTCCACAACAGGAGTAGAGTGCGCCTCATTGGTCTCCATAGACATCGACAGGGCGGTTTGTCCCTTCTATGGACATAGCAACATACGATTATCCGCAGACTTCTACTCGTCCACGAGACGCAGCCTACTTTTTCCATTTCTCTCTCGCTCCAGACACAGCCACCGGTCATCCCCCCTGGAACTATAGGATTGAAGCACTGTGACCACCCCGCTTCGACTCCTCCAGCTAGAGGCGAATCAAGACGATGCGGACCGTATCGTCGCGGCCTTAACCGATGGAGACATTGCCTGCCAGACGGTGCGTGTTGACCAGGCCGACGCCTTTATCAAAGCCTTAAAACGAAAGAAATTCGACATCATCCTCGCCGACTATTCCCTTCCCGGTTTTGACGGCTTCACAGCCCTCAGCCTGGCACGGCAAATCTGCCCTGACATTCCGTTCATTTTCGTGTCCACCACGCTCGGGAAAGACCTCGCACTCGACGCGGTTCGTCGTGGGGCCACCGACTACATTCTCAAACAGCGCCTCGGCCGCCTGGTTCCCTCCATCCATCGGGCGCTGAGGGAATTGGAAGACCGCCTCGAACGCAAACGCGTGGAACAGGCCTTGCGCCAGAGCGAAAAGCAATTGCGGCAAGCGCAGAAATTGGAAGCCGTCGGCCGATTGGCGGGAGGGCTCGCCCACGACTTCAACAACCTCCTCACCGTCATCATGGGACATGGCCAGGGACTCCTGGCCGAGATTCCGCCAGACGATCCATTGCGCAGCAGGATTGAGGAAATGCAGCAGGCGGGAGATCGGGCTGCGACCCTGATCCGTCAACTCCTGACCTTCAGCCGACAGCAGCCATCGAAGCCGAAGGTGCTCGCCCTGAATCCCCTCATCACCAATTTTGAAACCATGATGCGCCGCTTGATCGGGGAAGATCTCGAGCTCACTATCGCATTGAGCCCGCAGGATCTGCAGATCAAAGCGGACCCGGCTCAGATCGAACAGGTCCTCATGAACCTGGTCGTGAACGCGCGCGAGGCCATGCCCAAAGGGGGACAGCTGGTCATTCATACCTCGCTGGTCGAACTGACACACACGCCCATGTATTATGCGCGCCCCTTCGCCTTAGGGGCCTTTGTGAAACTCAGTGTGGCCGACACGGGGCGGGGAATGGCCCCCGACGTGCTCTCGCATATGTTTGAGCCGTTCTATACCAGCCGGCGAGACGGCAAAGGCACCGGGCTGGGGCTATCGACCGTGTATGGAATTGTCACGCAGAATGGAGGAGGGATTGACGTCACCAGTCAGGTGGGGAAAGGCACCACCTTCGATGTGTATTTCCCCAGCATGCCATCGCGCATTGTGCACCCGCAGCCGAATGAGCCGTTCAGTTGCTCATTGCGGGGTCATGAAACCATTCTCCTGGTGGAAGACGACCAATCGGTCCGCGAGATGGTTCGTGATGGACTGAGAACCCTGGGCTATCGTGTGATTGAATCCCGGAACGGCCTGGAAGCCTGTCTCATCGCATCTCAACAAATCGGAAACATTCACTTGGTCATCACTGACGTGGTGATGCCGGGCATGAGCGGCACCGAGCTCGCCCAACACCTTCGGATCTTAAAGCCGGACCTCAAACTGCTCTTCATGTCAGGCTATGCGGACGACATCGGCATCGGATCCAGCGACCCCTCCAGCGACTACCTCCAAAAACCCTTTACGCCGGAACTCCTCGGGCAGCGCATCCGGCGACTGGTTGAGCACACCGCGAACAGCCAGACACAGCCACCAGCCCACGAACTGGCTCCGCAATAATCGGTCACGATCGGCATATCGGCATGAGCATCCATCGCCCGTTTTCATTCTCCTCAACCATCCTTCGCAGACCCGTCCGGCGCCGCGCGAGCGGAAACAGAGGCCAGCTCGCCATCCGTCTGATCCTGGCCAGCGCTCTTGGATTGCTAGGCGCCCCTGAGGCCTTTGCACAAGACCTCCAGTGGGAATCCTTCGGCGACGGATTGGCCGTATCCGTCTGGCAACCGAGAGAACGCTGTCCCGACATCGACTCCCTGCTCGTCGTGGACGCCGATCCGGAGCGCTACCGGTTTTCCGTTCACTACTATGCCCAGGAGGGTTTGGCCCATCCGCCCACCATTGAAGAGTGGCAGAAACGGACACAGGCCACGGTGCTCTTCAACGCCGGCCTCTTTCGCGAGAACTTCGCGTATCTGGGTCTCTTGTTCAAGGAGGGCCACTCACTGGGAAGCCGCCGCCATACGACCTGGCAAGGACTCTTTGTCGCAGAACCGGCACAGCCCACGACAGAACCCAACGCCCGCGTCCTCGATCTGGCACGCGATCCCTTTCAGGAAAGCGCGCCGCCCTATCGCGAAGCGGCCCAATCCCTCATGCTCCTCGATCGGACCGGAACGATTCGGGTCCGGCAGACGGGCAAGCTGGCCTATCAAACATTGGTTGCCGAAACCCGCAATGGCCACATACTGGTCTTCAAGAGTGTGGGGTTAGTCAGCCTGCACGGAGTCGGCCAATGTCTTCGTGACGCGTTTCCGTCCATCCGCACTGCCATGGCCATGGATGGAGGATCGTCTTCCGATCTCCTCGTATCCGATTCCCTCTGGACACAGGGAACGCCTCACCCGCAGCGAGCCTCCTGGAAGGAATGGTTTGCAGGAACTTCCACCCCGCATATCCCTCTGCCGGCGGTGATCGGCATCAGCCCGAGAAAACCACCGGCCTCGTCAACCGGGCAGGCGGGGAAACGCTAGCGGTTTGGTTGAGCGACGGGAAATCCTGCCTCTGTCCAGGCATTCATACTGCCGTCGACGTTATACACATGCCGATACCCCAAATCCGCCAAGGTCTCGGCGGCAATGTTGCTGCGATGTCCGGACTGGCAATACACCACGATATGATCGTCCAGCTGAACACCCAACTCGCGATGACGGCTCTTGATTTCAGGAAAATCGATATTGAAATCCGTCCCGGGAATCATGCCCGCCCGATGCTCGTCTGGAGTCCGAACATCCACGAGAACAAATCCTTTCTTCTGCGGTGACGGCGCCTTGGCAAGACCCGCCTGCAGCTGCTGGACGGAGAGCAGATAAGAATGATAAGACCACCCCGTTCCAGCCAGCACCAGGCTGGCCATAAGCGTGATTCCCATGAGCGCCCCTATGAAACGCGTCATTGTCACCTCCTTGTCTCATGACGACTGCAGAGCTTCGTCTACTGCCTCGAAACATCCTAAAAAGAGATTGAGCGGCTGGTCAAGAGCAGCAGGGCTCATCGGAGGGCTCCTCCTCGCCGGATGCGCGGATGGGGCCAAGCTCCTGCAAGAATCCGAGAACGGCGGCGTGATCGTCTACCCATTCAAAGGCGAACAGGGAGCCCTGCTGTCCGCTTCCAGAACAGAAGCCTTCGCGCTGATGAAAGAGAAATGCCACGGACCCTACACCATCATCCGCGAAGGAGAAACCAAAGGACGCACACGCATTGCCGGTGCAGTGGAAGGGGCGCAGGAAGCCGTTCGTGAGCGCCGGTGGGGGATTCAATTCCAATGCCGGTAGACGGCACAGGCCTTATGTCCTGCCTGGTTGATGCCGCATGAGATCGTCGATGGTCAGGAGGCTCACGACGGTCAATCCTTCCGCCTCCACTTTCTTGCGTCCCTCCTGTTCGTGGCGGTCGACAATCACCAGCGCGTGCGTGACATGCAGCCCAGCCCCCCTCGCAGTCGTCACCGCTTTCAACAGAGACCCACCGCTGGTCAGCACGTCATCGACAATCAACGCACGATCGCCCGGCTTGTACGCCCCCTCGATCAACTTGCCTAACCCGTGATCTTTGGGCTGTTTCCGCACCACAAATGTCCGCCAATCCCGTGACGGCTGGGCCGCATAGGCATAGTCGGAAATCGTCGTCGCAATGGAAATCGCCCCGATCTCCAACCCTCCCAGACAATCCAGATCAACGCCCTTGAGCGCATCATACGCTAGCTGCGCCACCAAACGCCTCGCCCGAGGATGAGCCATCAAGGCGCGACAGTCCACATAGAACGGGCTCGTGAGTCCGGACGCCAGCTTGAACCCACCTTGGGGATCCCACTTGAATGACTGCGTGTCATGAAATGCTTTCGCCAGTTGGTCCCGCACGGAATCCTCCCTCTCTGTCTACGAAAATGACGGGGCGTATTGTACACGGCCCAGGCCACAGATAGCATCACTCTCGTGAGCGGGCGGTCTTCAGGAGCCGCGGCAAGGCCACCTAAGAAAAGCGCCGCACCTGTTCCGCCAATGTGCTGGCCACGAGACCGAGATCAAAAGGCCAGGCATACCGCAGTTCAACCCCCGGATACTGCGGCCGCAAATGGTCGAGGATTTCTGGGATCTCCACCTCCGAGTGCGACCCGCCCGGCGTGAACATCGTCGTCGTCACAGTAATGTGCGTCGCCCCTTTCTTGACCAGGGCCTCGACCGACTCTTCCAGCGTCGGGGCACAAAACTCGTTGTACGCGACGGCAAAGAGCACATCTCCCAGGCTGGCTCGCAACTGAGCCGCCACCGCTTCCAGTCCCGATTGATACGGATCCGTCTCCGGTGTCCTCGGCCACTGGCGGATTTTGGCATCAAGCTCCAGCTCTTCAGCCGAAGGCGGTTGCTTGGCCGCGCGCCGCTGAGCTTCCAGCCGTTTCAGCTTTGTGACCAATTCCTGCGGACACCCCTTGGGAATCCCGCCGTGCCCGACCAGAATCACTCCCTTGATTGCCGTTCCCATCTTGTCTCTCCCTTTCCCCTATCTTCAGTTACACATGATTGCGCAACATGAGTTCTTTCGGATGCGGATTCAGATACACCTGGTCGCGAATGTAGTGCACCTCGAAGAGGTGGACGTAATGCTTGATCAGCGTGAGGGGCACAATGAGCGGCGTCAACCCTTGATGGTAGTCTCCGATCACACCCAGCAGTTCCGCCTTGTCCCGCGCGGCAAGGTGGTCTTTGAAATATCCGAGGATGTGCTGTAACACATTCACATGTTTCCGCACCGTCGCCCTCATGGCCAACGCTTTCATGAAGAGGTCGCCATACCGGTGGGCAAGCTCTTTGGGCCGGTGCCGTTCCGCCTGGCCGACCAGCCGCCCGAGGGCCTGGTAATGCTGCGGACTATGGGCCATGAGCAGATACTTATGAATCGTGTGGAACCGGACCACCGCCTGCCTCGTCACACCGTTCTGAAGCAGATCCTGGTACCGGCGGTAACAAAATACGCGCTCGATAAAATTCTCCCTGAGCGGCGCATCACAGAGCCGCCCTTCCTCCTCGACAGGAATCAGCGGGAACTGTTCGACAAAGGCCCGCGCGAAGATGCCGGATCCGTTTCGGCTCGGCATCCCCTGTTCGGTATAGACGCGAACCCGCTCGACGCCGCAGCTTGGCGACCCCCTCTTAAACACATACCCAGAGAGGTCCAGATCCCCAAGCGCCTCAAGGCGCTTCGCGGTCATCCTCTCCAACACCCGAGTATGATCCTTCCCGCTGGTGATGGTCAGGAGCCGGGGATGAGCAGGATCGCCGACCAGCCGCATCGCTTCCCGCGGAGTGCCCAGTCCGGCCTCGACTTCCGGACAGACCGGAACCCACTCCACATAGGGGCCCAAGACATCGGTCAGAAAGTTGTCGCGCTTGTGGCCCCCGTCAAACCGGACTTCGTCTCCGAGAAGACAGCGGCTGATCCCGAGACGGAGCGGTGCGGTTGTCATGATCCTACCCGTTGTGTGCCCATCTTCAAATATTCCTCGCGTGCCCGGCGATGATCCACGATGGGTGCAGGATACTCGCCCCCGATCCGACAACCGACACGTCCCTGCTCGCTCGCTGGCATCAGATGCGGCTCATGAATCCACTTATTCGACAGCAAAGCCAACTCCGGCACATAGAGACGAATATACTGTCCTTCTGCATCGAATTTCTTGCTTTGGAGCACCGGGTTGAAAATGCGGTACCCGCGCATCGCATCCGTGCCGGTCGAGGCGCACCATTGCCAATTGCCGTTATTCGCAGCGACATCCGCGTCCAGCAAATGCTGCATGAAATACCGCTCGCCACTCTGCCAGTCGATCCGCAGATCCTTGATCAGAAACGAGGCTGTAATCATCCGTACACGGTTGTGCATCCATCCCGTCTGATTCAGCTGCCGCATGCCGGCATCCACAATCGGATACCCGGTCTTCCCTTCGCACCAGGCCTGAAACAGGCGGTCCCGTTCCGGACCCGGTTCCCGCGACAGGGGGACTGCCACGGGACGGAACGGACCCTCAACGACACGGGGAAAGGCCGAGAGCACCTGCTGAAAAAACTCTCGCCACACCAGTTCATCGATCCAGATCAGGACATCCGCCCTCGATACCCGGCTTCCCTGTGTGAGACCGCCCAAGGCCGTATGGATAGCCGTGCGGGCCGACAGAGTTCCAAAACGAAAATGAGGGGAAAGTTGTGAGCTCCCGTCGATGCCCGGCAGATTCCTGCCCTGACCATACGTGTGACCCGGGCCACGGAGAAACCGTTGCAACCGCTTCCGGGCCTGCCCCTCTCCCGGCTCAATCCAGGGCACCACGTGGTCGTACCCTAATTCACCCGCCGATGGAAGGGGAGAAGAGGCAGGGAGCTCTGGATTCTTTGAAGCCGTGATGGCCCTGGGAATCGGGAGGGGCGAGGGTTTCGCCGCCTGCCACTTGGCCCACCAGCGGGTGCGATAGGCGCTGTATCGTTGCATCGGTTCGCCGGTCACGCCTCGGACTTCTTCCGCCTCAAACACAACATGGTCTTTGAATGTGCGGACGACCACGCCGATCTGTGCCAATCGGTGCTGAAGGGCCCGGTCCCGCGCAATCGCCCCCGGTTCATAGTCACGGTTCCAATAGACGACATCGGCCTTCCATTCGCGGGCCGCTTGAACGACTTCTTCCACCGGATCGCCCCGACGCCATCGCAGCGTGAGGCCCAGACCGGCCAACGATGCCGACAGGTCCCGGAGACATCCCAGCATGAAATTCACGCAGGCGGCCCCGAAGACAAGCGGCTGCAAGAGAAGTTCATCAAAGACAAAGAGCGGAATAACTTCTCCACAGGCCTCGCAGGCGGCCGTCAAAGCCGGCTGATCGTGCACTCGAAGATCGCGTCTGAACCAAACAAGGCCGCGCATCAGAACAGCTCCTGCGATGCCGGGTTCGGCTTGTGAACGGACCGGGGCGCATCGGCAAACAGGGATCGCCGCCAGATGAGGTACAGGGCAAACAGGAGAGTCGTGGCCATGAATCCTGACCGGACCATATGAAATCCAAATGCCACCTGATTCATCGCCTCGCTCACGATTCCGAACCCGGCATAGGCCAGACTCAACCCCCATGCCCAGGGCCGCAACCAAAGAAACCCGTAGCCGATCAACAGATGCACGGCGGGAGAGTGAAGTTTGACCAGGAACGAGACGGACCCTGCCACTGTCGTCCCGAACAGCTTGAGCGCATAGGCGGGAAACAGCACGATGACGATCAGATCCACGGTGCCGACGAACAGGAACAATCCGCCAAGCAGTTGGATATCCACGCCCGCCAGTCTTGCTCGCATCTTCGCCTCCTATCGTACCCAGGCTGTGGGAAAGCGCTGCCACCAGCTCTTCGGATTCGCCGCCCGCCATTGCGTCTGTTCCACCCAGAGGCGATCGGACTCGGCCTTGTTCAAACGATTGGCCATCGCCGCGCTGACATCGGACTGTTGCCGCACACCGGCCTGGATCATCTCCTTGGCCATGCGGGCCAGTCCCCCCGGAGGGTCAACCAGGTCTTCCGTGTCGCGGTACGCCAGGTTGAGATACAACTGCTCAACCGCTATCCACTGCTCTTCGCGGGACAGATGTTCCAAATAGGCATCGATCGCCTGATAGACATACGTGAGGTGGATATAGCTGGCAGCCGATGGCGTCTCGTCGATGGCCCGCTGACAGGCTTCAAGCGCACGACGATAATCGCCGGCCGCTAAAAAGAGATTCGTGCGTGCCAGATTGGAATGCGCCTGTGAGGGAGCCGCACTGCCTGGCTCACCGAATGCCGCCCCTCCCCACAAACCAATCAGCAGCCCGAACAGCGCCATGCATGCCAGACGATGGACCATGAGACCTCCTATCTGCCGGACCCGCCATGCGAACTCATCGGGCCCTTCGGCAGCTTGTCGCTGGCGACACGCGTGATGGACAGCTCACGAGTGCCTCCTTCACCCTTCACCCCCAACTTCACGACGGTTCCCGCTTGACCCCGGATCATCTTGACCACCTGTTCATATGTCTTTCCCGTCACGGGAGTCCCATCCACCGTCATGACTTCATCCCCGTGACGGAGCCCTGCCTGTTGAGCCGGTCCTTCCGGATGGACCATCCCGACGTAGAGCACCGCCGGATCACCGATCCGCTCAGCCCCGACCTGGAGTGACACGCCGATCACGCCGTTGGGCAAAGACGAGTCATCCCCATGCGCATAGGGCGCCGAACTCACGGGCTGGTCGGCCGCCCCGGCGGCCCCCGCGAAGAAAAGCCCTATCATTAATACCGTCACAATATGAGTACTTGTGATCTTCATCGGTCTCCCTCCTTGTGAATAACCATCGACGATCGCTGCTTCCGTGCGCAGCTTCTGCACACTAGCCTGCAAGGATCGCCCGTAAGGCCGTCTCCAGCGTCGGATATTGAAAGACGTACCCACCGGAAAGCGCCTTCGCCGGACTCACTCGTTGACCTGTCGTCATCAGCGTTCCCAGCTCACCAAGCGCCACGTTCAACGCCAGGCCCGGCACCGGAAACCAGGATGGCCTGTGCAACACCTTACCAAGAGTCATACTGAATTCGCTCATCGTCACCGGCGTCGGTGCCACAGCATTAACGGGACCAGACACCGTGGGGGTCCTGAGGACCCACTGAATCAAGCCGATGTGGTCGCGCCGGTGAATCCAGGAGACCCACTGGGTTCCCGGCATGATCGGACCTCCCGCGAACAACCGGAAGGGCAGCAGCATCTTCGGCAACGCGCCGCCGGCCTGTTCCAGGACCATGCCCGTCCGCAAAAGAACCACCCTCGTGCCATACGATGCAGCGGCAAGAGCCGCGGCTTCCCACTCCAGACAGAGATCGGCCAGAAAGCCTTGGCCGCGCACCGCGCCTTCATCCAGCACACGATCGTCGCTGGCCCCGTAGTAGCCGATACCGGACGCGTTGATGAGCGTGCGTGGTCTTGAAGACCGGCGCAATAGGGCCTCGACCAATAGGCGGGTAGTCCGCACACGGCTGTCGGTGAGGAGGCGCTTCCGCGCAGGGGTCCAGCGGGCTTCGGCGATTGGAGCCCCGGCGAGATTGATGATCGCATCGGCTCCTTCGAGCGCCTGCTCCCACAACCCGGCCTCTCGCCCACTCCACTCAACGGCAGTCACAGCGGGGCCGAACAACCGTTGGGCTTCTACCGGCCTTCTCGTCAGGAGTGTGACCGTATGGCCTTCCGCACAGAGCAACAGGCACAGGGGCCGGCCGATGAATCCCGTTCCGCCAGTCATCACAATGCGCATCGTCGTTTCTCCTGCATCAACCAGACCGCATCGAAAACCATTCCGCGTCCATTCATAATGTCCACTGATATTGCCGGTCCCATGATCGTGATCCTGCCGTCCTCCCCGTAGCTCCCACAACACCACTCCTGCTCCATGTCCTCCAAGGGGACAGGTTCCTCCAGAGGGAGGAGCCCGTCCACCTCAGCGAGAGACGCCGTGCGGAGTCGCGGCGCCGCCCTGGCTATTTTTGGCGAACCTCTTCATCAAGGCTACGAACACAGCGAAAGCCGGTGCCGTGCGTCTGAAGCGCAACCCCCCCGCGGCCCCTGGCGGAGGTCGTGATGTCGGCCAGCGGGCTATGCCACGAGCCGCCGCGGATCGATCGCACCACACCCTTCTTGTCAGGACCCTGCGGATTTCGGTCCTGCGCATGCTTGTAGTAATCCGCATCGTACCAGTCGGACACCCACTCCCTCGCATTGCCGGCCATATCTTTCACTCCGTAAGGGGAGTCTCCCTCAGGCAGAGTGCCGACGGGGTGGAGCGTCTTCTCCTCATCCCATTCACGATCAAAATTTGCGCGCCTCAACGTCGCCGGTTCATTGCCCCAGGGAAACAAACGGCCATCGGTCCCACGAGCCGCCTTCTCCCATTCGGCCTCTGTCGGAAGACGCTTTTTGGCCCAACTACAGTAGGCCTTGGCGTCATACCAGGTCGTCTGAACGACAGGGAGTTGCTCGATACCCTTCGCGGACAAGAGCGGCCCCGTGCCGTACGGATTCGGCGGATTGCGATGGCCCGTCGCGGCGACGAAGGCCATGTACCGTTCATTGGTGACTTCGACTTGATCGATCGCAAAGGCATCGAGATAAATGGATCGTTGCGGCCATTCATCGGCGCGGCCCTTTCCCTCTGGATTCCCCATTAAAAATTCTCCGGCAGGAATCGTCACCATGGGAACCGGATCAAGGTCTTTTGACCCCGGGGCCGCCGCCACGACAGTCGATGGCCCAACGGCACAGACAATGGCCATGATCCCTGCAGCCACATTCCAGCGAGCTGTGTTCCTGCTCAAGGCTCGTGTCATTTCTTCTGCTCCTTGCTCCCCTCGATGGCGTGGGTCGTATGGATTTTGACTTGGCCGACAAGACGCTCCACCTGGCGCTTGTCCCCCCGCTCGGCTGCCTCTTGGGCCTGAGGGATGAGGGTTCTGGCCTCGTGCAAATGCTCCTCGATTTCTGCCTGCAGCGCGGGCGAGGCTACGGTGCCTCCTAAGGCCGCGCGATGATACACCTCCCAGGCATGGTCCACCTCGTGCTCGGCGTCATGCACCGCTTTCGCGCTGTCCGGATGCGGGTGGCCGGCCGGATCGATGGGACCAGCTAATCCAATGCCGGTTCCCATGAGTGCGCTGAATACCATTCCAAGAATAATAGTGGTGTCCCGTGTCATGTGTACGCCTCCGTCGCAATCGCACCTTCGCCACAACCTGCTCACCATTCAATGAACGCGACGTCCTGAAACGCTCGATCATCTCAGGTCTCCTGCCAGGAAGTCAGACTTTCTGGGGGGCGGCCATGCCGCCCCCCCAACGGCCTTGCTGCTATTTCTTCTTCATGCTCTTCTTGATCAGATCACGGGTGGCCAAGTACTCCTTGTTCCCCGGATCAGCAGCCAGCGCCTTCTCGATGGAAGCCATCGCATCGGCGTTCTTCTCCGCCCCCATGGCGACGAGAGCCTGGATGAAGGCATCACGACCGGTCTGCATGGATTCGTCGGAAATCGTCTGTGCCGACTTGGCGCAACGGAATCCGAGTCCTACTCCATAGGAGTTGTTCTCCGGTTGATTCCAGAACCGATGGCTCGTGTGCAAGGATGTCTCCGGAGCCAGCCAGGAGCCGCCGCGCAACACCCTGACCGGACCCTGATTGGCAAAGTTGTAGCCCTTGTCCGGCCCCTTGGGGTTCAGCGCAAGACTCTCGTTATAGGACTTCGGGTCATACCAGTCATTGACCCACTCGAACACATTGCCGGCCATGTTATAGACGCCGAATCCACTTACCCCTTCCGGATAGGAATCAACCGGCATGGTGCGACCGACATTCTGT comes from Nitrospira sp. and encodes:
- a CDS encoding TIGR01777 family oxidoreductase; protein product: MRIVMTGGTGFIGRPLCLLLCAEGHTVTLLTRRPVEAQRLFGPAVTAVEWSGREAGLWEQALEGADAIINLAGAPIAEARWTPARKRLLTDSRVRTTRLLVEALLRRSSRPRTLINASGIGYYGASDDRVLDEGAVRGQGFLADLCLEWEAAALAAASYGTRVVLLRTGMVLEQAGGALPKMLLPFRLFAGGPIMPGTQWVSWIHRRDHIGLIQWVLRTPTVSGPVNAVAPTPVTMSEFSMTLGKVLHRPSWFPVPGLALNVALGELGTLMTTGQRVSPAKALSGGYVFQYPTLETALRAILAG
- a CDS encoding formylglycine-generating enzyme family protein; the encoded protein is MRSQTVLQVGLGVALMTGTLSMAAAADSSAGDKDMVLIPKGEFTMGSREHADEAAHQVVLDAYLIDKYEASNARYKEFMKATGHPAPAYWDDPRLSKPNQPVVGVSWVDADAFCKWDGKRLPTEAEWERAAKGPDGDNHYPWGHKLDPKKANYGQNVGRTMPVDSYPEGVSGFGVYNMAGNVFEWVNDWYDPKSYNESLALNPKGPDKGYNFANQGPVRVLRGGSWLAPETSLHTSHRFWNQPENNSYGVGLGFRCAKSAQTISDESMQTGRDAFIQALVAMGAEKNADAMASIEKALAADPGNKEYLATRDLIKKSMKKK
- a CDS encoding SUMF1/EgtB/PvdO family nonheme iron enzyme; translation: MTRALSRNTARWNVAAGIMAIVCAVGPSTVVAAAPGSKDLDPVPMVTIPAGEFLMGNPEGKGRADEWPQRSIYLDAFAIDQVEVTNERYMAFVAATGHRNPPNPYGTGPLLSAKGIEQLPVVQTTWYDAKAYCSWAKKRLPTEAEWEKAARGTDGRLFPWGNEPATLRRANFDREWDEEKTLHPVGTLPEGDSPYGVKDMAGNAREWVSDWYDADYYKHAQDRNPQGPDKKGVVRSIRGGSWHSPLADITTSARGRGGVALQTHGTGFRCVRSLDEEVRQK